One part of the Salvelinus fontinalis isolate EN_2023a chromosome 4, ASM2944872v1, whole genome shotgun sequence genome encodes these proteins:
- the LOC129853537 gene encoding charged multivesicular body protein 7-like yields the protein MSTEVTLPPEWEDDERMNFLFSDFKENRDVNTKDWDSKIDFWTSLILKICRSRGTVCFNLQELNKIFQRKGFVPLGLGTVIQCMARCGKIQRESEFAANVDCGWVSWGFGLLLVKPLKWTFSTLLGSSGVTLEESFVVIELVKEKAAELLGAYWSSPVANCSLLSFQELQTLSSHVCIDESTLCMALLQLQREKQVTVSLHEGEKIVKFSQPGQDRVSSVNDVDLGIYQLQRSERLLEVRVKALGLEAEKCKEEARVLLWEGKKSQALRYLRSRKRVERKADGLNAQLENVKGILDRIANSETDKLVIQAYQAGVSALRLSLKDGTVEGAESLVDQIQELCDTQDEVNQTLAGGALNSADADTDELEDELRSLLENSTLDRPSTLPEVPSHPLSPVRESGSLCDDLLCALPLVPQSHFNITDEELDKELSRLTLADTCLQQKDRTSPVKRAESAQ from the exons ATGTCTACTGAAGTAACGTTGCCACCTGAGTGGGAGGACGATGAACGGATGAATTTCCTATTCTCCGACTTCAAAGAAAACCGAGATGTCAACACAAAAGATTGGGACAGTAAAATTGATTTCTGGACATCACTCATTCTTAAAATCTGCCGAAGTCGCGGAACCGTCTGTTTTAATTTGCAAGAGCTGAACAAGATTTTTCAGAGAAAAGGATTTGTACCTTTGGGTTTGGGTACTGTCATTCAGTGCATGGCTAG GTGCGGCAAGATACAAAGAGAGTCAGAGTTTGCAGCAAATGTGGACTGTGGGTGGGTGTCTTGGGGTTTTGGCCTGTTGCTGGTGAAGCCTCTAAAATGGACCTTTTCAACTCTTCTGGGTAGCAGTGGGGTTACTTTGGAGGAGTCGTTTGTTGTCATTGAACTGGTAAAG GAAAAGGCAGCAGAATTGCTTGGTGCCTACTGGAGTTCCCCAGTGGCCAACTGCTCTCTCCTGTCCTTCCAGGAGCTCCAGACACTGTCGTCCCATGTCTGTATTGATGAGAGTACCCTGTGTATGGCTCTGCTACAGCTGCAGAGGGAGAAGCAGGTGACAGTATCACTGCATGAAGGCGAGAAG ATTGTTAAGTTTTCTCAGCCAGGACAGGACCGTGTGTCTTCAGTCAATGATGTGGACCTAGGCATCTACCAGCTACAGCGCAGTGAGAGACTGCTTGAAGTGCGGGTGAAGGCATTGGGTCTAGAGGCAGAGAA GTGCAAAGAAGAAGCTAGAGTGTTGCTATGGGAAGGGAAGAAATCTCAG GCCCTGAGGTATTTGAGAAGCCGAAAGAGAGTTGAGAGGAAAGCAGACGGCTTAAATGCCCAGCTGGAGAATGTGAAGGGAATCTTGGACAGGATAGCAAACTCAGAGACAGACAAACTG GTGATACAGGCATATCAGGCTGGAGTGTCAGCACTGCGACTCTCTCTGAAGGATGGGACTGTAGAAGGAGCTGAGAGCCTTGTGGATCAAATCCAAGAG TTGTGTGACACTCAGGATGAAGTGAACCAAACTCTGGCTGGTGGAGCGCTCAACTCCG CGGATGCCGACACAGACGAGCTGGAGGATGAGCTGAGATCTTTATTGGAGAACTCTACTCTGGATAGGCCTTCCACACTTCCTGAAGTACCGTCACACCCTCTTTCACCTGTCAGGGAATCTGGTTCCCTTTGTGATGATCTGCTGTGTGCTTTGCCCTTAGTCCCTCAAAGCCACTTCAATATCACAGATGAGGAACTGGACAAAGAGCTGAGCCGTCTAACCCTTG